In Crassostrea angulata isolate pt1a10 chromosome 6, ASM2561291v2, whole genome shotgun sequence, a genomic segment contains:
- the LOC128188681 gene encoding RING finger protein 151-like: MGFDLGRFLGEVNDGLLCCICRDVLEDPVQAPCEHAYCRRCIEGWLANETRCPEDRKNLSLSNLKPLFRYMKNDLDNLQIRCINVTRGCSHVSSLEFLATHESECPRGSVECPNGNCPLSVSREDLAKHLEDCGFRAKECPKGCGILMVTRDDNEHNCIYELKTAMDILRSEMFCKIDEQKREMELRLNTQRCHMVQKESSMQAQVDELKTEVSRLSQKIKLLMELEVKRRQDTERLELEKRELMDLLRRNQNETRNTSGDKRPSTRKVTAL, encoded by the coding sequence ATGGGATTCGACCTCGGGCGCTTCCTAGGGGAGGTTAACGACGGTCTTCTGTGTTGTATTTGCCGCGATGTCCTAGAAGACCCAGTCCAAGCACCTTGCGAGCATGCATACTGTCGAAGGTGCATCGAAGGATGGCTTGCAAACGAAACAAGGTGCCCGGAAGACAGGAAGAACCTGTCGCTTTCGAACCTTAAACCTTTGTTCCGTTATATGAAGAACGATCTGGACAACCTACAAATTCGTTGTATTAATGTGACTCGCGGCTGCAGTCACGTTAGTTCGCTTGAGTTCCTTGCGACCCACGAGTCGGAGTGCCCCCGTGGTTCGGTTGAGTGCCCAAATGGTAACTGTCCTCTCTCTGTGTCAAGAGAAGACCTGGCCAAGCATTTAGAGGACTGTGGGTTTCGCGCCAAGGAATGTCCGAAAGGCTGCGGCATACTGATGGTCACACGGGACGACAATGAACACAACTGTATCTACGAGCTGAAAACCGCCATGGATATCCTGCGCTCTGAGATGTTCTGTAAGATCGACGAACAGAAGCGTGAAATGGAACTGAGGCTGAACACTCAAAGGTGTCACATGGTACAGAAAGAGTCCTCCATGCAGGCTCAGGTGGATGAGTTAAAGACCGAGGTTTCTAGACTTTCTCAAAAAATAAAGCTTCTAATGGAACTGGAGGTCAAGCGCCGACAAGACACAGAGAGATTGGAACTTGAAAAGCGTGAGTTGATGGACTTACTTCGCCGGAACCAGAACGAGACTAGAAATACTTCCGGTGACAAGCGACCTTCAACTAGGAAAGTAACCGCACTGTAA
- the LOC128188674 gene encoding ultra-long-chain fatty acid omega-hydroxylase-like isoform X1, whose protein sequence is MADIFILGASTILVLVITHLFIKIIKVKYTFWGFPESIYDKHWLLGHLPHIRHQGFLGQHFLDKIIEWTEKYPTMFLLWIGPATARVVLNHPDSLKQILRTADPKPVGYGQAYRHGIPWLGEGLLIAGGAKWKRSRRLLTPAFHFDILKPYVKVYKTCADQLVKNIQTFADRKESAEVFGLVSGCTLDIILQCAFSYETDCQNLLRNDNRYVTTVYEIATEWTRRNTCPWLYSDLFYFNTKMGKQFKSHCDYVHTVADDIIAKRRRALEDADLSERKYLDFLDILLTAKDGDGQGMSIEDIRSEVDTFLFEGHDTTASAISWILYSLAEHPEHQMKCQEEIDRVVSETESGELEWNDLDRLEYLTQCIKEGMRLHSPVPGILRENQAPIKVDNHVIPTGSCLTISIYCLHHNPTVWGQDHMDFRPERFSKENVRKMDPFAYCPFSAGPRNCIGQNFAMAEEKMVLATLLQRFTFSVDKTHMVEKLLAAVMRARNGIKLFASPR, encoded by the exons ATGGCGGATATTTTTATTCTGGGCGCCTCCACTATTCTTGTTCTCGTAATCACGCACCTGTTTATAAAGATTATTAAAGTTAAGTACACTTTCTGGGGATTTCCGGAGTCTATTTACGACAAACACTGGCTGCTGGGACACCTACCACAT ataagACATCAAGGCTTCCTCGGTCAACATTTCTTGGACAAAATTATAGAATGGACAGAGAAATATCCGACCATGTTTCTGTTGTGGATAGGACCTGCAACTGCTAGGGTGGTACTAAATCATCCTGATAGTCTCAAACAGATACTGAGAACGGCAG ATCCAAAACCAGTTGGATACGGCCAGGCGTACAGACATGGAATTCCATGGTTAGGAGAGGGACTCCTGATTGCGGGGGGTGCCAAATGGAAGCGCTCCAGACGTCTGCTTACTCCAGCCTTCCATTTTGACATCCTGAAACCTTACGTGAAAGTCTACAAGACCTGTGCTGATCAACTAGTG AAAAACATTCAAACGTTCGCTGACCGGAAGGAGAGCGCTGAAGTGTTTGGATTGGTCAGCGGCTGTACACTGGACATCATTCTGCAGTGCGCGTTCTCCTACGAGACAGACTGCCAGAACCTCCTTAG GAACGACAACCGATACGTTACCACTGTGTATGAAATAGCCACAGAATGGACACGTAGAAACAC CTGTCCGTGGCTTTATTCGGACTTATTCTATTTCAATACGAAAATGGGGAAACAATTCAAAAGTCATTGTGATTATGTACACACCGTAGCAGATGACATTATTGCAAAGAGACGGAGAGCTCTG GAAGACGCAGATTTGTCTGAAAGGAAATACCTGGACTTTCTGGACATTTTGTTAACAGCCAAAGATGGGGATGGGCAAGGAATGTCCATAGAGGATATTCGAAGTGAGGTGGATACCTTTTTGTTTGAAG GTCATGATACTACAGCAAGCGCCATCTCGTGGATTCTGTACTCATTGGCTGAACATCCTGAACATCAGATGAAATGTCAGGAGGAAATCGACAGAGTGGTCAGTGAAACAGAGTCTGGAGAGCTTGAGTG GAACGACCTTGATAGACTGGAGTATCTCACACAATGTATCAAAGAAGGAATGCGTCTCCACTCACCTGTACCAGGGATCTTAAGAGAAAATCAAGCTCCAATTAAGGTCGATAACCACGTTATACCAACTGGAAgttgtttaacaatttcaatttattgTCTGCATCACAATCCCACTGTGTGGGGACAAGACCATATGGATTTCAGACCCGAAAGGTTCTCCAAAGAAAATGTACGGAAGATGGACCCCTTTGCATATTGTCCTTTTTCTGCGGGACCGAG GAATTGTATAGGACAGAACTTTGCAATGGCTGAAGAGAAGATGGTATTGGCGACGCTTTTACAAAG ATTTACCTTTTCTGTCGACAAAACACACATGGTCGAGAAACTGCTGGCGGCGGTCATGAGAGCAAGGAACGGGATCAAGTTGTTCGCTTCTCCCAGATAA
- the LOC128188674 gene encoding cytochrome P450 4F8-like isoform X2: MADIFILGASTILVLVITHLFIKIIKVKYTFWGFPESIYDKHWLLGHLPHIRHQGFLGQHFLDKIIEWTEKYPTMFLLWIGPATARVVLNHPDSLKQILRTADPKPVGYGQAYRHGIPWLGEGLLIAGGAKWKRSRRLLTPAFHFDILKPYVKVYKTCADQLVKNIQTFADRKESAEVFGLVSGCTLDIILQCAFSYETDCQNLLRNDNRYVTTVYEIATEWTRRNTCPWLYSDLFYFNTKMGKQFKSHCDYVHTVADDIIAKRRRALEDADLSERKYLDFLDILLTAKDGDGQGMSIEDIRSHDTTASAISWILYSLAEHPEHQMKCQEEIDRVVSETESGELEWNDLDRLEYLTQCIKEGMRLHSPVPGILRENQAPIKVDNHVIPTGSCLTISIYCLHHNPTVWGQDHMDFRPERFSKENVRKMDPFAYCPFSAGPRNCIGQNFAMAEEKMVLATLLQRFTFSVDKTHMVEKLLAAVMRARNGIKLFASPR; encoded by the exons ATGGCGGATATTTTTATTCTGGGCGCCTCCACTATTCTTGTTCTCGTAATCACGCACCTGTTTATAAAGATTATTAAAGTTAAGTACACTTTCTGGGGATTTCCGGAGTCTATTTACGACAAACACTGGCTGCTGGGACACCTACCACAT ataagACATCAAGGCTTCCTCGGTCAACATTTCTTGGACAAAATTATAGAATGGACAGAGAAATATCCGACCATGTTTCTGTTGTGGATAGGACCTGCAACTGCTAGGGTGGTACTAAATCATCCTGATAGTCTCAAACAGATACTGAGAACGGCAG ATCCAAAACCAGTTGGATACGGCCAGGCGTACAGACATGGAATTCCATGGTTAGGAGAGGGACTCCTGATTGCGGGGGGTGCCAAATGGAAGCGCTCCAGACGTCTGCTTACTCCAGCCTTCCATTTTGACATCCTGAAACCTTACGTGAAAGTCTACAAGACCTGTGCTGATCAACTAGTG AAAAACATTCAAACGTTCGCTGACCGGAAGGAGAGCGCTGAAGTGTTTGGATTGGTCAGCGGCTGTACACTGGACATCATTCTGCAGTGCGCGTTCTCCTACGAGACAGACTGCCAGAACCTCCTTAG GAACGACAACCGATACGTTACCACTGTGTATGAAATAGCCACAGAATGGACACGTAGAAACAC CTGTCCGTGGCTTTATTCGGACTTATTCTATTTCAATACGAAAATGGGGAAACAATTCAAAAGTCATTGTGATTATGTACACACCGTAGCAGATGACATTATTGCAAAGAGACGGAGAGCTCTG GAAGACGCAGATTTGTCTGAAAGGAAATACCTGGACTTTCTGGACATTTTGTTAACAGCCAAAGATGGGGATGGGCAAGGAATGTCCATAGAGGATATTCGAA GTCATGATACTACAGCAAGCGCCATCTCGTGGATTCTGTACTCATTGGCTGAACATCCTGAACATCAGATGAAATGTCAGGAGGAAATCGACAGAGTGGTCAGTGAAACAGAGTCTGGAGAGCTTGAGTG GAACGACCTTGATAGACTGGAGTATCTCACACAATGTATCAAAGAAGGAATGCGTCTCCACTCACCTGTACCAGGGATCTTAAGAGAAAATCAAGCTCCAATTAAGGTCGATAACCACGTTATACCAACTGGAAgttgtttaacaatttcaatttattgTCTGCATCACAATCCCACTGTGTGGGGACAAGACCATATGGATTTCAGACCCGAAAGGTTCTCCAAAGAAAATGTACGGAAGATGGACCCCTTTGCATATTGTCCTTTTTCTGCGGGACCGAG GAATTGTATAGGACAGAACTTTGCAATGGCTGAAGAGAAGATGGTATTGGCGACGCTTTTACAAAG ATTTACCTTTTCTGTCGACAAAACACACATGGTCGAGAAACTGCTGGCGGCGGTCATGAGAGCAAGGAACGGGATCAAGTTGTTCGCTTCTCCCAGATAA